From Alienimonas californiensis, a single genomic window includes:
- a CDS encoding metal ABC transporter solute-binding protein, Zn/Mn family, protein MTATTTRLLPVLAALVLGATVGCGGAADGDSAAGGGTHDGDGPIKAVATTGMVADLVRNVGGEHVEVAQMFGAGVDPHLYKATRDDVRQLGTADMIFYSGLMLEGKMTDVLVRMARSRPVVAVTEAIDESFLLEPDDLAGHADPHVWMDVAAWSQCVDVVAAALAEHDPAHADDYAANAAAYQKRLADLDAYGKQVIGSIPAGSRVLVTSHDAFNYMGRAYGLDVQGVQGISTESEAGLQRVSALVDLLAEQNVRAVFVESSVPRKSVESLVEGARARGHAVTIGGELFSDAMGPAGSYEGTYVGMLDHNLTTVARALGGEAPAGGFGGELSE, encoded by the coding sequence GTGACCGCGACGACAACACGTCTCCTCCCGGTTCTCGCGGCCCTCGTTCTGGGGGCGACGGTCGGGTGCGGCGGCGCCGCGGACGGCGACTCGGCCGCCGGCGGGGGGACGCATGACGGCGACGGCCCGATCAAGGCGGTGGCGACCACGGGGATGGTCGCGGACCTCGTCCGGAACGTCGGCGGGGAGCATGTCGAGGTCGCCCAGATGTTCGGCGCCGGCGTCGATCCGCACCTCTACAAGGCCACGCGGGACGACGTGCGGCAGTTGGGAACCGCGGACATGATCTTCTATTCCGGCCTGATGCTGGAGGGAAAGATGACCGACGTGCTGGTGCGGATGGCCCGCTCCCGCCCGGTCGTGGCCGTGACGGAGGCGATCGACGAATCCTTCCTGCTGGAGCCGGACGACCTCGCCGGGCACGCGGACCCACATGTCTGGATGGACGTCGCCGCCTGGTCGCAGTGCGTGGACGTCGTTGCGGCGGCGCTGGCGGAGCACGACCCCGCCCACGCCGACGACTACGCCGCCAACGCCGCCGCCTATCAAAAACGCCTCGCGGATCTGGACGCCTACGGCAAGCAGGTGATCGGCTCGATCCCCGCGGGCAGCCGCGTGCTGGTCACTTCGCACGACGCCTTCAACTACATGGGCCGGGCCTACGGGCTGGACGTTCAGGGGGTGCAGGGAATTTCCACGGAGTCCGAAGCCGGCCTGCAGCGGGTCTCGGCGCTGGTGGACCTGCTGGCCGAACAGAACGTGCGGGCGGTGTTCGTCGAGAGCAGCGTGCCCCGCAAAAGCGTGGAGTCGCTGGTGGAGGGCGCCCGGGCGCGGGGGCACGCGGTGACGATCGGCGGGGAACTGTTCTCCGACGCGATGGGGCCGGCGGGCTCCTACGAGGGCACCTACGTCGGCATGCTGGACCACAACCTCACCACCGTCGCCCGCGCCCTCGGCGGTGAGGCCCCGGCCGGCGGGTTCGGCGGCGAGCTGTCGGAATGA
- a CDS encoding PDZ domain-containing protein, whose product MFSWLPGPLPLALTTFALLCGGGDETVAADPAAAGRTTPGAQPNVDADRTTNYWEKVHLTPNIIEALGDDQCLISRDAIRGEIHIDQFKEHAVALSDRAQKLRVLSAAGVHPDLVEWNLKACLVLELQAQQRLRRGSEWMRYVHDPLGFVSFYGDNADKFIENYDPRSSLEENVVAGVMASLAGQINDYRATQDALLKLRREIAREKYEVRARISQQLGVDLPLVDDGCPVITLVKPNGLGSSIKLEVGDVLISYNGKSLTGETMTKDVLGPAVAAASPDRKVRVRIRRDGKRMSGSVSGGKLLGINFCVSPANVEPAWTQRGVPASVFSTYPFRKLGEPLGSFMGF is encoded by the coding sequence ATGTTTTCTTGGTTGCCTGGGCCGCTCCCGCTCGCTCTTACCACATTCGCACTGTTGTGTGGGGGGGGCGACGAAACAGTCGCCGCTGACCCGGCCGCCGCTGGTCGGACTACGCCTGGGGCACAGCCGAACGTCGACGCTGACCGCACCACAAACTACTGGGAGAAGGTCCACCTTACCCCCAACATCATCGAAGCACTCGGCGACGATCAGTGCCTTATCTCGAGAGACGCAATTCGCGGCGAGATTCACATTGACCAGTTCAAGGAGCACGCCGTCGCCTTGAGCGATCGCGCTCAGAAACTCCGAGTGCTGAGCGCGGCTGGCGTTCATCCCGACCTGGTTGAGTGGAACCTGAAAGCCTGCTTAGTCTTGGAACTTCAGGCACAGCAGAGACTCCGTCGGGGGTCGGAGTGGATGAGGTATGTGCATGACCCTCTCGGGTTCGTCAGTTTCTACGGCGACAACGCGGACAAGTTCATTGAAAACTACGACCCTCGCTCGTCGCTCGAAGAGAACGTTGTCGCGGGAGTGATGGCGTCGTTAGCGGGGCAGATCAACGACTACCGCGCGACCCAGGACGCGCTGCTGAAGTTGCGGCGAGAGATCGCTCGGGAGAAGTACGAGGTGCGGGCGAGAATCTCACAGCAACTGGGGGTCGATCTGCCTCTGGTTGACGACGGGTGTCCGGTCATCACATTGGTCAAGCCTAACGGCCTCGGATCTTCCATCAAGCTGGAAGTCGGTGACGTGCTCATATCGTACAACGGCAAATCGTTGACCGGAGAGACCATGACAAAGGATGTGCTTGGACCCGCCGTAGCTGCTGCGTCACCTGACCGGAAGGTGCGTGTGCGCATTAGACGCGACGGAAAGAGGATGTCTGGCAGCGTGAGCGGTGGAAAGCTGCTGGGCATCAACTTCTGCGTATCCCCCGCCAACGTCGAGCCCGCATGGACGCAGAGGGGTGTTCCCGCCAGCGTGTTCTCTACCTATCCGTTTCGGAAGCTCGGAGAACCGCTCGGTAGCTTTATGGGTTTCTGA
- a CDS encoding metal ABC transporter permease — protein MSDWSWALDGWIVLAGALCAAASALLGNFLVLRRMTLLGDAITHAVLPGLAVAFFLSESRSSLPMFVGAVVAGVLTTVFTEWIRRYGRVDEGASMGVVFTSLFALGLVMIVQAADRVDLDPGCVLYGAIEFTPLDTLPVLGFEIPRAVLTLGAVTLVNGLFVLLFFKELKISSFDPALSTTAGFPAGVMHLALMILVAVTAVASFESVGSVLVVAMFVVPPASALLLTDRLAPMVGLSVLLGALSAALGHVAALEVPAWFGYRSATTAGMMAVAAGALLVLCVTLSPRHGLLTRAWRRRRLSRSMLGDDLLGLLYRLREREDAGPADPRTLRKVLGTSRASFRRTLRDLRRRRLVKKTAAGVTLTPAGAESAGGVVRSHRLWEEYLATQADRPPEGVHATAHRLEHFTDRRLRDALDAATDAPATDPHGAPIPPEPPA, from the coding sequence GTGAGCGACTGGAGCTGGGCTCTCGACGGCTGGATCGTGCTCGCCGGGGCGTTGTGCGCGGCGGCGTCTGCCCTGCTGGGCAACTTCCTCGTGCTCCGTCGGATGACGCTGCTGGGCGACGCGATCACCCACGCCGTGCTGCCCGGGCTGGCGGTGGCCTTCTTCCTCAGCGAGTCCCGCAGCAGCCTGCCGATGTTCGTGGGGGCCGTCGTCGCCGGCGTGTTGACGACCGTGTTCACGGAGTGGATCCGCCGTTACGGCCGGGTGGACGAGGGGGCCTCGATGGGCGTGGTGTTCACCTCGCTGTTCGCCCTGGGCCTGGTGATGATCGTGCAGGCGGCGGACCGGGTGGACCTCGACCCCGGCTGCGTGCTGTACGGGGCGATCGAGTTCACCCCGTTGGACACGCTGCCCGTCCTCGGGTTCGAGATCCCCCGGGCCGTGCTGACGCTGGGGGCCGTCACGCTGGTCAACGGGCTGTTCGTCCTGCTGTTCTTCAAGGAGTTGAAGATCAGTTCGTTCGACCCGGCGCTGTCCACCACCGCCGGCTTCCCGGCCGGGGTCATGCACCTCGCCCTGATGATCCTGGTGGCCGTGACGGCGGTGGCCAGTTTCGAGAGCGTCGGCAGCGTCCTGGTGGTGGCGATGTTCGTCGTCCCGCCGGCCTCCGCCCTCCTGCTGACCGACCGGCTCGCCCCGATGGTGGGCCTCAGCGTGCTGTTGGGGGCGCTCTCCGCGGCGCTGGGGCACGTCGCGGCGCTGGAGGTTCCCGCCTGGTTCGGGTACCGCAGCGCCACGACCGCGGGGATGATGGCAGTCGCCGCCGGGGCGCTGCTGGTGCTCTGCGTGACGCTCAGCCCCCGGCACGGCCTGCTGACGCGGGCCTGGCGCCGCCGCCGGCTCTCCCGCAGCATGCTCGGCGACGACCTGCTGGGGCTGCTCTACCGCCTGCGGGAGCGGGAAGACGCCGGCCCTGCCGACCCCCGCACGCTGCGGAAGGTGTTGGGGACGAGCCGCGCCTCGTTCCGGCGGACGCTCCGTGACCTGCGGCGTCGAAGACTGGTCAAGAAGACCGCCGCCGGCGTGACGCTGACCCCCGCGGGGGCGGAGAGCGCCGGCGGGGTCGTGCGGTCCCATCGGCTGTGGGAGGAGTACCTCGCCACGCAAGCCGACCGCCCGCCGGAGGGCGTGCACGCCACGGCCCACCGGCTGGAGCACTTCACCGACCGCCGCCTGCGGGACGCCCTCGACGCCGCCACCGACGCCCCCGCGACGGACCCCCACGGCGCCCCGATCCCGCCGGAACCGCCCGCCTGA
- a CDS encoding IS5 family transposase, with protein sequence MRGRADRQPKMFFSIDLESRIRADHPLRPLKQVVDRILAGMSERFAAAYSRTGRPGVPPERLLKALLLMAIYSVRSERQLVERIDTDLLFRWFLDMDPAEEVFDATAFTHNRSRLDEHGLTAAFFEAVVELAVDAGLVSDAHFTVDGTLIESCASIKSLRPIDERPADSGGDRPGGDRPGGDRPGGDRPGGDRPGGDRPGGDRPGGDRPGGDRPGGDRPGGDRPGGDRPGGGGFKSRNPLVDFRGQKRSNRTHRSATDPEARLYRKAAGQETKLAHLGHSLCENRHGLVVAVEVTEANGTAEREAALAMLDRVRIGGPRGVRSGTLGADRGYDSGPFCLELERRGIEPHVATRRTARDPATVPPSQRAAHAARLRMLARMEGETYAISQRVRKKAEEPFGWMKTIGGLARGRFAGRWKLKQQMETAAAAFNLIRLRTLLPA encoded by the coding sequence ATGCGTGGACGAGCCGACCGCCAGCCGAAGATGTTTTTCTCGATCGACCTGGAGAGCCGAATCCGGGCTGACCACCCGCTGCGGCCCCTCAAGCAGGTCGTGGACCGCATCCTGGCCGGGATGAGCGAACGTTTCGCCGCCGCCTACAGCCGCACCGGGCGTCCCGGCGTGCCGCCCGAACGGTTGCTGAAGGCTCTGTTGCTCATGGCGATCTACTCCGTTCGCAGCGAGCGGCAACTGGTCGAGCGGATCGACACCGATCTGCTGTTCCGCTGGTTCCTGGACATGGACCCGGCCGAGGAGGTCTTCGACGCCACCGCCTTCACGCACAACCGAAGCCGCCTGGACGAGCACGGGCTGACCGCTGCGTTCTTCGAGGCCGTGGTGGAATTGGCCGTCGACGCCGGGCTGGTCAGCGACGCGCATTTCACCGTCGACGGCACGCTGATCGAGAGCTGCGCCTCGATCAAAAGCCTGCGACCGATCGACGAACGCCCCGCGGATTCCGGCGGCGACCGGCCCGGCGGCGACCGGCCCGGCGGCGACCGGCCCGGCGGCGACCGGCCCGGCGGCGACCGGCCCGGCGGCGACCGGCCCGGCGGCGACCGGCCCGGCGGCGACCGGCCCGGCGGCGACCGGCCCGGCGGCGACCGGCCCGGCGGCGACCGGCCCGGCGGCGACCGGCCCGGCGGGGGCGGCTTCAAATCCCGCAATCCGCTGGTCGACTTCCGCGGTCAGAAGCGGTCGAACAGAACGCACCGCAGCGCGACCGATCCCGAGGCCCGGCTGTACCGCAAGGCCGCCGGACAGGAGACGAAGCTGGCCCACCTGGGTCATTCGCTCTGCGAGAACCGTCACGGACTGGTCGTCGCGGTGGAAGTCACCGAGGCCAACGGCACGGCCGAGCGGGAGGCCGCTTTGGCGATGCTCGACCGGGTCCGGATCGGCGGCCCCCGCGGCGTGCGATCCGGCACGCTGGGGGCCGACAGGGGCTACGACAGCGGGCCGTTCTGTTTGGAGTTGGAACGGCGGGGGATCGAGCCGCACGTGGCGACGAGGCGAACCGCCCGCGATCCCGCCACGGTCCCGCCGTCGCAGCGGGCGGCGCACGCAGCCCGCCTCAGAATGCTGGCGCGGATGGAGGGCGAGACGTATGCGATCAGCCAGCGGGTGAGAAAGAAGGCGGAGGAGCCGTTCGGCTGGATGAAGACGATCGGCGGCCTGGCCCGCGGCCGATTCGCGGGACGGTGGAAGCTCAAGCAGCAGATGGAGACGGCGGCCGCGGCGTTCAACCTGATCCGGCTGCGAACGCTGCTGCCGGCTTAA
- a CDS encoding transposase, translating into MRRFKPTDGQWGLVREALPENGWRGGQLREVPERCGTWKSAHGRFDRRAKGGALLKILGSLRLKLHHRGRIDSDLWCFDTTVVRASGTAASTERGTADGRSDS; encoded by the coding sequence GTGAGGAGGTTCAAACCGACGGACGGCCAGTGGGGTTTGGTGAGGGAGGCATTGCCGGAGAACGGCTGGCGAGGAGGGCAGCTGCGGGAGGTCCCTGAGCGGTGCGGGACGTGGAAGAGCGCCCATGGCCGCTTCGACCGCCGGGCGAAGGGCGGCGCGCTGCTGAAGATCCTTGGATCTCTGCGGCTGAAGCTCCACCATCGCGGGCGGATCGACTCCGACCTGTGGTGCTTCGACACCACGGTCGTACGGGCCTCGGGAACGGCCGCGAGCACCGAGCGGGGAACAGCCGACGGGCGAAGCGACAGCTGA
- a CDS encoding metal ABC transporter permease has translation MSTAPSRLGRWLAVVLLAAAFAPAAVAAEPLPGGAVQGSLSGRSLAWPSWETVRRVVLLEDYNVRVVVFGATLLGLAAGMVGSFTLLRKRALMGDALSHAALPGIAAAFLAAAAWGGEGKSLAVLLAGATVSGLLGVGAILLLVRTTRLKEDAALCIVLSVFFGAGVALLSVAQQTGGGNAAGLESFIYGKTASMGRTDVQFIVGAGALCALACLALFKEFKLLCFDDGFAGARGYPTAALDMALMAAVVVVTIVGLQAVGLILMVALLITPPAAARFWTNRLGPMFVASAAIGAASGGLGAIVSALFSRLPSGPMIVLAGTAIFLFSLLFGASRGALVRVRKRRALNRSVDRQRLLFALHSAGAGGAGEDQLERDLDWTSGRLGRALGRAVAAGFAERTDGRVRLTKPGETEAARVLRQRRLWELYLETQADAAPGRVDRAADAIGDVLEPEVVAELESLLDGSVAHAPDAAPDLTHLNREPGAAR, from the coding sequence GTGAGCACCGCCCCGTCACGCCTCGGGCGCTGGCTCGCGGTCGTTCTGCTCGCGGCGGCGTTCGCCCCGGCGGCGGTCGCGGCCGAGCCGCTGCCGGGGGGGGCGGTGCAAGGGTCGCTGTCCGGGCGGTCGCTGGCGTGGCCGTCCTGGGAGACCGTGCGGCGGGTGGTTTTGTTGGAGGACTACAACGTCCGCGTGGTCGTGTTCGGGGCGACGCTGCTGGGGTTGGCCGCGGGGATGGTGGGCAGCTTCACCCTGCTGCGGAAGCGGGCCCTGATGGGCGACGCCCTCAGCCACGCCGCCCTGCCGGGGATCGCGGCGGCGTTCCTCGCGGCGGCGGCGTGGGGCGGGGAGGGGAAGTCGCTGGCCGTGCTGCTCGCCGGGGCGACGGTCAGCGGGCTGCTGGGGGTCGGGGCGATCCTGCTGCTCGTCCGCACCACGCGGCTAAAGGAGGACGCCGCCCTGTGCATCGTGCTGAGCGTCTTCTTCGGCGCCGGCGTCGCCCTGCTGAGCGTCGCCCAGCAGACCGGCGGCGGCAACGCGGCGGGGCTGGAGTCCTTCATCTACGGCAAAACCGCCTCCATGGGCCGCACCGACGTGCAGTTCATCGTCGGCGCCGGGGCCCTGTGTGCGCTCGCCTGCCTGGCCCTGTTCAAGGAGTTCAAGCTGCTCTGCTTCGACGACGGCTTCGCCGGTGCCCGGGGCTATCCGACGGCGGCGCTCGATATGGCTCTGATGGCGGCGGTCGTGGTCGTCACGATCGTCGGCTTGCAGGCCGTGGGCCTGATTTTGATGGTCGCCCTGCTGATCACCCCGCCCGCCGCGGCCCGGTTCTGGACGAACCGACTGGGGCCGATGTTCGTCGCCTCCGCGGCGATCGGGGCCGCCAGCGGCGGGCTGGGGGCGATCGTCAGCGCCCTGTTCTCCCGGCTGCCCTCCGGCCCGATGATCGTACTGGCCGGCACCGCGATCTTCCTGTTCAGCCTGCTGTTCGGCGCCTCCCGCGGGGCACTGGTGCGGGTTCGCAAACGGCGCGCGCTGAACCGCTCCGTCGACCGCCAACGCCTGCTGTTCGCCCTGCACTCCGCCGGCGCCGGCGGGGCGGGGGAGGACCAGTTGGAACGGGACCTCGACTGGACCTCCGGCCGGTTGGGGCGGGCGCTAGGCCGGGCCGTGGCGGCGGGCTTTGCTGAACGAACCGACGGCCGCGTCCGGCTGACGAAGCCGGGCGAAACCGAGGCCGCCCGCGTGCTCCGCCAGCGCCGGCTGTGGGAGCTGTACCTCGAAACGCAGGCCGACGCCGCCCCGGGCCGCGTCGACCGGGCCGCCGACGCGATCGGCGACGTGCTGGAGCCGGAGGTCGTCGCCGAACTCGAATCGCTGCTGGACGGCAGCGTCGCCCACGCCCCGGACGCGGCGCCCGATTTGACCCACCTGAACCGCGAACCGGGGGCCGCACGGTGA
- a CDS encoding metal ABC transporter ATP-binding protein has protein sequence MTAVPPSEESAPGGPAPLAIHDLTVAYDRKPVIWDVRMEAPAGSLVAIVGPNGAGKSTLLKAAMGLIPRASGRVEFFGQPYRKVRGRVGYVPQRESVDWDFPVNALDVVTMGLYREIGWCLPVRKKHREKARAALERVGIVELADRQISQLSGGQQQRTFLARALVQDAELYLMDEPFAAVDAATERAVVALLNEMKARGRTVVAVHHDLQTVPEYFDYVVLLNMRVVAQGSVETAFTPENLQKTYGGRLTLLDDVAVTMRRREASL, from the coding sequence ATGACCGCCGTTCCCCCGTCCGAGGAATCCGCCCCCGGCGGCCCGGCGCCGCTGGCGATCCACGATCTAACGGTTGCCTACGATCGCAAGCCGGTGATTTGGGACGTGCGGATGGAGGCGCCGGCGGGTTCGCTGGTGGCGATCGTCGGCCCCAACGGGGCCGGCAAGAGCACGTTATTAAAGGCCGCGATGGGCCTGATCCCGCGGGCCTCCGGCCGGGTGGAGTTCTTCGGGCAGCCGTATCGAAAAGTCCGCGGCCGGGTGGGCTACGTGCCTCAGCGGGAGAGCGTCGACTGGGACTTCCCCGTCAATGCCCTGGACGTCGTCACGATGGGCCTGTACCGGGAGATCGGTTGGTGCCTGCCGGTGCGGAAGAAGCACCGGGAGAAGGCCCGGGCGGCGCTGGAGCGGGTGGGCATCGTGGAATTGGCCGACCGGCAGATCAGCCAGCTCTCCGGCGGCCAACAGCAGCGCACCTTCCTGGCCCGGGCGCTGGTGCAGGACGCGGAGCTGTACCTGATGGACGAACCCTTCGCCGCCGTCGATGCCGCCACGGAACGGGCCGTCGTCGCCCTGCTGAACGAGATGAAGGCCCGCGGCCGCACCGTCGTCGCCGTGCACCACGACCTGCAAACGGTGCCGGAGTATTTTGATTATGTCGTCCTTTTAAATATGCGGGTGGTCGCTCAGGGGTCGGTCGAAACGGCCTTCACTCCGGAGAACCTGCAGAAGACCTACGGCGGGCGGCTGACCCTGCTGGACGACGTCGCCGTCACCATGCGGCGCCGGGAGGCCTCGCTGTGA
- the mntR gene encoding manganese-binding transcriptional regulator MntR, which produces MSERPAPAPTADVRTPTAEPRSPTAEPHRHRRTRKDHATEVAEDYVEAIAELIRHRGECRVSHLAERFSVSHVTVTRTVGRLVRDGLAETEPRAPITLTPTGAELAAACRERHAAVLRFLLALGVPEAVAQVDAEGIEHHVSPETLAAMRGFAAAAAVK; this is translated from the coding sequence ATGTCCGAGCGCCCCGCCCCCGCACCGACGGCCGACGTCCGCACGCCGACGGCCGAGCCGCGTTCGCCGACGGCCGAGCCGCATCGCCATCGGCGGACCCGGAAGGATCACGCCACCGAGGTCGCCGAGGATTACGTCGAGGCGATCGCCGAACTGATTCGCCACCGCGGCGAGTGCCGGGTCTCGCATCTGGCGGAGCGGTTCTCCGTCAGCCACGTCACCGTGACCCGCACCGTCGGGCGGCTGGTGCGGGACGGCCTGGCGGAGACCGAGCCGCGGGCGCCGATCACCCTCACCCCGACCGGGGCCGAACTGGCCGCCGCCTGCCGCGAACGACACGCCGCGGTGCTGCGGTTCCTGCTCGCCCTCGGGGTGCCGGAGGCCGTCGCCCAGGTCGACGCGGAGGGCATCGAACACCACGTCAGCCCGGAAACGCTGGCCGCGATGCGGGGCTTCGCGGCGGCGGCGGCCGTGAAGTAA
- a CDS encoding TolC family protein, translated as MTVPPPAARRLRRGVALAVLGAAGLSAGCGGGRLLTTYGPPTLSIPGPKAAAGPNAPANRRDSVRPALAQTDADAPAGRVAPAAYVPQEFGAGPEGGVGDAGAGADGSGDGFDPSAAPSAGPLQSDGGQIGQEPGDLGSAPGSTEAPDVDLSDPLSAPGTGVGGTGVGRDANGRTPLLGGRPGGAGADESLPDLDRPSPEPGPELRLDDVTASVLATYPLLEEAALGRPLAAGLALEAAGAFDSKLKASQELEPLGYYENYRHAVGVEQPLMNGADLFAGYRIGRGSFEPWYQERQTNDGGEFKAGFTVPLLQDRRIDARRAALRTAALERAAADPAVAAAQLDAVRNGSAAYWDWVLAGRLLTVAERLLALSLDRTEGLEAQVRTGETAAITLRDNDRLIADRRSKVIDAERKFRQASAKLSLYLRDPSGAPLTPDDALLPAQFPDAAGELPPVEALVNEALGRRPELAQLRLAREQQVVALAEARNDLLPELDAGMVVSQDVGELSSSKGDKQPLELDTAVMFSVPLQRRKARGKAAQVEAKLAQLSVKQRFAADKAAVEVQLAVAALDAARRQIEQAEIGVDLAERLRAAEESAFGLGESDLLRLNLREAAAASAAESLVAARYAYWIAVADLAAATAASPAAQPTLIPTPQFDPAPMPVPLPADE; from the coding sequence GTGACCGTTCCGCCCCCCGCCGCCCGTCGTCTGCGCCGCGGGGTCGCCCTGGCCGTGTTGGGCGCCGCCGGCCTGTCCGCCGGCTGCGGCGGCGGACGACTGCTCACCACCTACGGCCCCCCGACCCTGTCGATTCCGGGACCGAAGGCCGCCGCGGGACCGAACGCTCCCGCGAACCGCCGCGATTCGGTTCGTCCGGCGCTCGCACAGACCGACGCCGACGCGCCCGCCGGCCGCGTCGCCCCGGCCGCGTACGTCCCGCAGGAGTTTGGCGCCGGCCCCGAGGGCGGCGTCGGGGACGCCGGCGCCGGCGCCGACGGGTCCGGCGACGGGTTCGATCCCTCCGCGGCGCCCTCTGCCGGGCCGCTCCAGTCGGACGGCGGCCAGATCGGGCAGGAACCGGGTGATCTCGGTTCGGCCCCCGGCTCGACGGAGGCGCCGGACGTCGATCTGTCGGATCCGCTTTCCGCTCCGGGCACGGGCGTCGGGGGCACGGGCGTCGGGAGGGATGCGAACGGGCGGACCCCGCTGCTCGGCGGGCGGCCGGGCGGGGCGGGGGCCGACGAGAGCCTGCCGGACCTCGACCGTCCCTCCCCGGAGCCGGGGCCGGAACTGCGGCTGGACGACGTGACGGCCTCGGTGCTGGCGACCTATCCGTTGTTGGAGGAGGCCGCCCTAGGCCGCCCGCTGGCCGCCGGCCTGGCGCTGGAGGCGGCCGGCGCCTTCGACTCCAAGCTGAAAGCGTCCCAGGAGCTGGAACCACTGGGCTACTACGAAAACTACCGCCACGCCGTTGGCGTGGAGCAACCGCTGATGAACGGGGCGGACCTGTTCGCCGGCTACCGGATCGGCCGCGGGTCGTTCGAGCCGTGGTATCAGGAACGGCAGACGAACGACGGCGGCGAGTTCAAGGCGGGCTTCACCGTGCCGCTGCTGCAGGACCGCCGCATCGACGCCCGGCGGGCTGCCCTGCGGACCGCCGCCCTGGAACGGGCCGCCGCCGACCCCGCCGTCGCCGCCGCCCAGCTCGACGCGGTGCGGAACGGCTCCGCGGCCTACTGGGACTGGGTGCTCGCCGGCCGTCTGCTGACGGTCGCGGAGCGACTGCTGGCCCTTTCCCTGGACCGCACCGAGGGACTGGAGGCCCAGGTGCGCACCGGCGAGACGGCGGCGATCACCCTGCGGGACAACGACCGCCTGATCGCCGACCGACGCAGCAAGGTGATCGACGCCGAACGCAAGTTCCGGCAGGCCTCCGCCAAGCTCTCGCTGTACCTTCGCGACCCGTCCGGCGCCCCGCTGACGCCGGACGACGCCCTGCTGCCGGCCCAGTTCCCCGACGCCGCCGGCGAACTGCCGCCGGTCGAGGCGCTGGTGAACGAGGCCCTGGGGCGGCGGCCGGAGTTGGCGCAGCTGCGGCTGGCCCGGGAACAGCAGGTCGTCGCCCTCGCCGAGGCCCGCAACGACCTGCTGCCGGAGCTGGACGCCGGGATGGTCGTCAGCCAGGACGTGGGCGAACTGAGCAGTTCCAAGGGCGACAAGCAGCCGCTGGAACTGGACACCGCGGTGATGTTCAGCGTGCCGCTCCAACGGCGGAAGGCCCGCGGCAAGGCGGCCCAGGTGGAAGCGAAGCTCGCGCAACTGTCCGTCAAGCAGCGGTTCGCCGCGGACAAGGCGGCGGTGGAGGTGCAACTGGCCGTCGCCGCCCTCGACGCCGCCCGCCGGCAGATCGAGCAGGCGGAGATCGGCGTGGACCTGGCCGAGCGGCTGCGGGCGGCCGAGGAGAGCGCGTTCGGCCTGGGCGAGAGCGACCTGCTGCGGTTGAACCTCCGCGAAGCCGCCGCCGCCTCCGCCGCCGAGTCGTTGGTCGCGGCCCGGTACGCCTACTGGATCGCCGTCGCGGACCTCGCCGCCGCCACCGCCGCCTCCCCCGCGGCCCAGCCGACCCTGATCCCGACGCCGCAGTTCGACCCGGCCCCGATGCCGGTGCCCCTGCCGGCGGACGAGTAG
- a CDS encoding DUF3775 domain-containing protein, whose protein sequence is MNYSTLLNHITPAEIAAVADAADPDTHAHLDDGWNPPPIGELDHFVLVPDPVAWAPSESTRLDATLTALKTLTRPKRRELSAVMAIGMLGGSTETMAATVRAFRDGRAGCAEVDYLVGKWPLSEYLRRGLAALGLE, encoded by the coding sequence ATGAACTACTCCACGCTCCTCAATCACATCACCCCCGCCGAGATCGCGGCCGTCGCCGACGCGGCCGACCCCGACACGCACGCGCACCTGGACGACGGCTGGAATCCGCCGCCGATCGGGGAGCTGGACCATTTCGTTCTGGTCCCCGACCCCGTCGCGTGGGCGCCGTCGGAGAGCACCCGGCTCGACGCCACGCTCACGGCCCTGAAGACCCTCACCCGCCCCAAACGCCGGGAGCTGTCGGCGGTGATGGCGATCGGGATGCTCGGCGGCTCGACCGAGACGATGGCCGCGACAGTGCGGGCGTTTCGCGACGGGCGGGCGGGGTGCGCCGAGGTGGACTACCTCGTCGGCAAGTGGCCGCTGTCGGAGTACCTGCGGAGGGGGCTGGCGGCGCTGGGGCTGGAGTGA